One genomic segment of Primulina tabacum isolate GXHZ01 chromosome 9, ASM2559414v2, whole genome shotgun sequence includes these proteins:
- the LOC142504371 gene encoding uncharacterized protein LOC142504371, with translation MFKKPNQSGSPPSGQSPTTHYQGLKPCPTCGFRHAGECRRASGVCFGVGKSGHRIVECPTAANRPAGPNRGTGPNAGTDPSKPKQDKPNARIFAITQEEVDDANEVVSGTVLIQQVPAYALFDCGATHSFMSKRFVKKLGHKPENLVEHFRIAIPTSRAIETHEIYRDCKISISNQAFSADLIQLIMVDFDIILGMDWLARNNAIVDCKGNRVNLRTPNREEVVFHGKSKERKSLLSTSQAWRAMQSGEDIYLEMVSEIKEEVELKLEDIPIVKEFPDVFPEELSDTVPNLEVEFEINLVPGAAPISKTPYRMAPAELKELKE, from the coding sequence ATGTTCAAAAAGCCCAATCAGTCAGGTTCACCTCCATCAGGGCAATCCCCCACCACTCATTATCAAGGACTCAAGCCATGCCCAACTTGTGGCTTCAGACACGCCGGGGAATGCCGAAGGGCCAGTGGGGTATGCTTTGGGGTTGGAAAATCGGGGCACAGAATTGTAGAGTGTCCTACCGCCGCCAACCGACCAGCAGGGCCAAACAGAGGAACTGGGCCAAATGCGGGAACAGACCCTAGTAAACCAAAGCAGGACAAACCTAACGCCAGGATCTTTGCCATCACTCAGGAAGAGGTAGACGACGCCAATGAAGTCGTGTCAGGTACCGTACTTATTCAGCAAGTTCCTGCTTATGCATTATTTGACTGTGGTGCTACCCATTCCtttatgtctaagagatttgttAAGAAGTTAGGACATAAGCCCGAGAATCTAGTTGAACATTTTCGAATAGCCATACCTACAAGTAGGGCCATTGAAACTCACGAAATTTACAGAGATTGTAAAATCAGTATCAGTAATCAGGCTTTTAGCGCCGACTTGATACAGTTGATCATGGTCGACTTCGACATCATcttagggatggattggttagcaagaAACAACGCAATAGTAGATTGTAAGGGAAATAGAGTCAATCTCAGAACCCCAAATCGGGAAGAAGTCGTATTTCACGGTAAATCCAAGGAACGAAAATCGCTGCTTTCCACATCTCAAGCTTGGAGGGCCATGCAATCCGGAGAAGACATCTACCTGGAAATGGTCAGCGAAATAAAAGAAGAAGTCGAGCTGAAACTGGAGGACATCCCAATAGTGAAAGAGTTCCCAGATGTTTTTCCAGAAGAACTCTCGGACACGGTCCCGAACCTCGAAGTGGAGTTCGAGATCAATCTGGTTCCCGGTGCTGCACCAATCTCTAAAACaccttacagaatggcaccagctgAACTCAAGGAGCTGAAAGAATAA
- the LOC142504372 gene encoding putative mitochondrial protein AtMg00860, which translates to MPFGLTNTLTTFMDLMNRVFKPFLDQFIVVFIDDILVYSPDEASHKEHLHLALQTLRENKLYAKFSKCEFWLRSVSFLGHVISKEGVSVDPRKVEAITEWPKPKNATDIRSFLGLAGYYRKFVEWFSSIAVPLTKLTQKNAKFTWSEDCEKSFHTLKEKLASTPVLILPAENKDFTIYSDISKEGLGCVLM; encoded by the coding sequence atgccttttggtctgaccaacaCACTGACAACATTTATGGACCTGATGAACAGAGTATTCAAGCCATTCCTGGATCAGTTCATAGTGGTATTTATCGATGATATCCTCGTCTATTCTCCTGACGAGGCGAGCCATAAAGAGCACCTTCACCTTGCTCTGCAAACCTTAAGAGAGAATAAGCTCTATGCtaagtttagcaagtgtgaattctggctaagGAGTGTGTCATTTCTAGGACACGTAATATCGAAAGAAGGAGTGTCAGTTGATCCAAGGAAAGTAGAAGCAATTACTGAGTGGCCGaaacctaagaacgccaccgacATCAGAAGCTTTCTTGGATTGGCAGGTTACTACCGAAAGTTTGTCGAATGGTTTTCCTCGATAGCCGTGCCACTGACgaaactcacacagaagaatgctaaattcaccTGGAGTGAGGATTGCGAGAAGAGTTTCCACACATTGAAAGAGAAACTCGCGTCCACACCAGTGTTGATCCTGCCCGCAGAGAATAAAGATTTCACTATTTACAGTGACATCTCTAAGGAAGGTCTAGGATGCGTGCTCATGTAG